DNA from Candidatus Woesearchaeota archaeon:
TTCTTTTTTCTATTATCTTCTCCTCTTGAATATCATATATCATCACTTCTCTTTGACCTTTGTTTCTGCACCTTGGTCTTGAGCATGGTATTTCAATATATCTTTGGTCGGTTATTTTGAATAGTAATTTCCCACAATCAATACATCTAACTTCCATTATCACCTCGCTGGACATACCCCATTAGGACAGTCTGGATTTTCGATTTTCCTTTCAGGTCTTGGCATATCATTCTGGAGTTTCCTTATTATAAATAATATCAATTCATTTCTTTCTTTTCGTTTCTGATTTCCGTTAATCATATCTTCATCAAACATCATATTCTTCAATAATTCGATTGCTTTCGAATGCATTATTTGCCTCCGTATAATTTTGATTTCTTAAATAATCCTCTAATTCGGAATATACCCTGAATTCGGTTATAAAATACTTTTCTTCATACATGGTTGTTTCATTCATTTTAAATCCTCCACTTTTACTAAATCGCTTTCATAAAAATAAGGCAATGCTGGTGCTGTGTATCCTTCTGGTAAAATCACCGGGACGGTTGTACATCGGCAATTATGTGTTATAATATTATTAGATACATACATATTATCTTTTGTTTGGAGGTTGTAAACATGTCCCTTGAAATCATTACTCTCAATATTGATTATATTATCAGTTGTTACAGGAATGGGAATTCTGTTAAGTCTATCGCTAAAAAATACGGTGTTACCCACAAAGTTATCAGGAAAAGACTCACTGATAACGGTATCTCTATTAATTCCAAATTCAGCAATATTGTTTTGCCTTATCAGGAAATTGTAAAGCTGTATCAAAAAGGGAAATCTGTTAAAGCCCTTGCCAAACAATTTAATGTTTCCAGAAATGTTATTTATAGGTATCTTTCCGAAAGTAATATCCCTACCAGAAATCGTTCTGAATCTATGTATATTAGAATGGCTCAAACTCCTTTGGTTGAAAGACAAAGGCTCGTAAAAAAGGCACATGACGCTATTAGAGGTCGGGTTGTCGATATTAAAGAAGGGGTTATGAGAGCTAATGCCAGAGAAAAAACCCTCCAATATGTTGGTAAGTGGGAAGCTGATTTTGTTAATGAATTGAGAAAAAACAATATCAGTGTTATCCCTCAAAAAGCTATCCATATTTATAATATCGATATATTCACTCCCCCCTCTATCTGTATGGAAATCGCCTGTTTTAAAACTAACCCTTTTTTCAGAAAGCAATTTAGAACTCGATGCATATATCTCCTCAATTCTGGTTTTAATATAATTATTGTTTGGATTAACAAAGGACCCCCTGATATTGCCTCTTGTACTGATTACCTTATTTCCAAGATTCAATCGATTCAATGGAATCCAGCCATTAGAAGTCAATATTGGGTGATTCGGGGTTCCGGTAAGTTTGTTGCCAGAGGCAGTTGTGATAGTAATCATCTCACCTTTATAGAACCTTCTGAAAATCCTTTTTGTTTCAATAGCAGTTACTAATGTATCACCAACAAAACAATTTATAAATTCTTCCAATGCTCCACTTCGGTCACCCGGATATAATAATCCATTACTAAAAGGTTCTCCAACTCTTACAATTTCGCCTTCTAATTCTTGGTGTGAATCCCTTACTATGTTATCTCTTGCAGTTCGCCATTTATGATATTCTACACCCAACTCTATTTCACTTTCATACATTCCTAAGTTTTCGGCACTTGCTATTTCCGTTCTGGCTACTCTTTCAAGCTCATATGTTTCCATATTCACAAAAACTTCATTGAGTCTTTCAGCAGATTTGCTGTACCCAAATCCCGCCTCGTAACTTTTCCTTAAATTCTCCATGAGATTTCCTATTAATCTTCTTATGGTTTTTTCGGAAGCTACAAAAGTTTTTTCTTTTATCTGC
Protein-coding regions in this window:
- a CDS encoding Com family DNA-binding transcriptional regulator, whose translation is MEVRCIDCGKLLFKITDQRYIEIPCSRPRCRNKGQREVMIYDIQEEKIIEKRRELTKNNFTGRIILS